A window of Belonocnema kinseyi isolate 2016_QV_RU_SX_M_011 chromosome 9, B_treatae_v1, whole genome shotgun sequence contains these coding sequences:
- the LOC117180642 gene encoding cytochrome P450 4g15-like, with translation MKMALIFYFFIGILSLISLFLFDYVKNIHFYKLAAKIPGPKALPFLGNGLSFIGKDSSAVYHEIFDLADKYASPCRVWLVNQLFVGIYEPDQLKTLLTSTKSMDKGDIYKFARPWLGNSLILAPASIWRAHNKLIQPAFNPQTLRTFFHIFDKHAKSVVETMEKELDGGEFQIGPYLVNFSLSVALESIMGISETSDSKIYTRYTECVNSFLQNSSSS, from the exons ATGAAAATGGctctgatattttattttttcattggtaTTTTAAGTCTTATCTCATTATTTCTCTTTGACTACgtgaaaaacattcatttttataaacttgcTGCCAAAATTCCTGGGCCAAAGGCATTACCTTTTTTAGGAAATGGTCTTAGCTTTATTGGAAAGGATTCCTCTG CTGTGTACCATGAAATATTCGATCTTGCTGACAAATATGCATCGCCATGTCGAGTGTGGCTGGTCAATCAATTGTTTGTTGGAATTTACGAACCTGATCAATTGAAA accCTTTTAACCAGTACAAAAAGCATGGATAAAGGTGATATATACAAATTCGCTCGACCCTGGTTGGGTAATTCATTGATTCTTGCTCCAG CTTCAATATGGCGCGCGCATAATAAATTGATTCAACCTGCTTTTAATCCCCAAACTCTAcgaacattttttcatatattcgaTAAACATGCAAAATCAGTGGTAGAAACAATGGAAAAAGAACTAGATGGAGGTGAATTTCAAATTGGCCcttatttggtaaatttttctttaagcGTTGCTTTAG AAAGTATTATGGGCATATCGGAAACTTCGGACTCAAAAATTTACACGCGTTATACTGAATGTGTAAACAG ttttcttcaaaattcgtcatCCTCTTAA
- the LOC117180643 gene encoding cytochrome P450 4C1-like produces the protein MMKRAYRPWLHPDIIFNLTKMSKDFYKCINWMHSTAHSIIAKKKNKLETPHEAEKDEITNQRKGFLDILLDLKGKQKFSEQEICDEVNFMIVASYETVSLSLQYTMLMLAYHPHVQVINFKQKLVRGLA, from the exons ATGATGAAGCGAGCTTACAGGCCTTGGTTACATCcagatataattttcaatttaaccaaaatgtCAAAGGACTTTTACAAATGCATTAACTGGATGCACAGTACAGCACATTCT ataattgcaaagaaaaaaaataaactggaAACCCCTCATGAAGCTGAAAAAG atgaaattaCGAATCAAAGAAAAGGATTTTTGGATATACTCTTAGATCTAAAAGGAAAACAGAAATTCTCTGAACAAGAAATTTGTGACGAAGTAAACTTCATGATAGTAGCG TCATATGAAACTGTGTCACTAAGTCTTCAGTATACAATGTTGATGTTGGCGTACCATCCTCACGTGCAggtaatcaattttaaacaaaaatta GTTAGGGGCCTTGCataa
- the LOC117180644 gene encoding cytochrome P450 4C1-like: MSKEKLYHELKHVYGELIPENVSVTSEDLKEMKYTERVIQETMRLLPPAAFVLRQVEEDLEIGDYTLPKGTTALCFIAKVQRDEKYWPDPLKFDPDRFLPEEVAKRNPNCYLAFGTGPRKCIGSTQAMMEMKTFVARILLKYKLKKKHIQPIISIKQRVDILTHPVEPITIEIAKRLPKTSNN; this comes from the exons ATGAGTAAA GAAAAATTATATCACGAGTTAAAGCATGTTTACGGTGAGTTAATTCCAGAAAACGTTTCTGTAACGAGTGAAGacttaaaagaaatgaaatataCAGAAAGAGTCATTCAAGAAACAATGAGACTGCTTCCTCCCGCAGCGTTCGTTTTACGACAAGTAGAAGAAGATCTTGAAATAG gtgaCTACACATTACCGAAAGGTACCACCGCTTTGTGCTTTATAGCAAAGGTTCAGCGCGACGAAAAATATTGGCCTGATCCACTGAAATTTGATCCTGATAGATTTCTTCCTGAAGAAGTCGCAAAACGGAATCCAAACTGTTATCTGGCCTTTGGTACTGGACCAAGAAAGTGCATag gATCTACACAAGCCATGATGGAGATGAAGACATTTGTAGCCAGAATtcttcttaaatataaattaaaaaagaaacacattCAACCAATCATAAGCATTAAGCAAAGAGTTGATATCTTAACTCATCCTGTTGAACCAATTACGATAGAAATTGCGAAAAGATTGCCAAAGACATCCAATAACTAA